gaaaatccccgaaccctggccccgccctgacactgggagacgTAACCCCTGGGGACTACttgcctgggccatgtaagggtcctcaggccgacctggggccggctcacaaccagtgctttggcacacatggccagcgaggggatttttttaacctcagcctgaaattcgctcctacggggagtcgaacccaggacctgaggagtgccGCTGGGTTCCTCTAACCATCTCAGGTAGAGGCCCTTTGGCACATGGAATGCTATAAATAATATGCTGTCAATTATACCTGTTGCCACAATGTTTGCGTCGGCCATAGCAAGATTGCGCATAGTGTGAGATGTTTGTGTATAAGAATCATTGCGACGAAGCCAATCTGATGAATCATTTACACCCAAAGAAGCTATTAGGGCATCTGCACAACAAGGATTTACAGTGGGTTGCAACATTAAAAAATGGGATTCAATACACTGTAAATAGATATTGTATGTGGATAAATTAATTGTAATCATTTGACTAACCGGTTTGATGTTGATGCTGGGCCTCTTGTAGTTTTTCTTTTGCACCAACAACAGCAGTTCCATCCAAAACTGCAGGTCCATCTACACGCAACATCACCGAAGATGGGGTGCCTGACAGAATGCCATAGCATTAATCATTCTTTCAAGAAGCATATTATATAAAAATAGTACTAACCTGCAGTTCCAGCAACTTGGAACGCAGGCGACCGCGGTGTGTCCATCAAACATGGAAGTCCCTCAACATGAAACAACGCGGACTGGGGTGTATCCGTCATTGCTGGCATCAAAAACTTTCACAGATTATATATCACATAATATTTGGCACATAGATATGATAAGTTTTCCAGCAACATACCCTTGGGCAAACAAGTTTCATGATGACTCATGGCCACGTGCTCAAGCTCACTTGTACCAACACCAGGAGTCCCATTAAAAAATGCGGATCCATTCACATTCAACAGAACCGATTGTGGGGTGCCTGATAGCACTATCAGAATGTCATATCATTAATCATCCTTTCAAGAAACAAAAGTATCTATACAAATAGGACAAACCTGCAGTTCCATCAATGTGAATCACTGCCGACTGTGGGGTGTTTGTTAATGCTGGCATCAATAACTCTCATAGTTTATATATATCATACAATATTTGGCATAcaactttcaaaaaaatatgcagCAAAACATGTAACGAACCAACAGCTTTATTGTCTGCTTTCTTTCGACGATTTTCTCTTCTCTTTGCATTAAGCTCTGCCTTCTTATCTGGCGGCATATTTGCATAACGATCTCTAGCTTTTTGACGCCTAATGTTTCCTTCATCATCTATCACACAGACATGTACAGACAGGAATTTGTTTTGTAGTTATTGAAATTGAATCAACTAATGCTGTGCCACTCACCTCTTTGGAGAACTCTTGTTCTTTTTTTAGAACCAAAATCTTGATTATATGTGTTGGTTATATCTCCAAGCGGAACACGCTTGTCGTCGTTGTCGCGGCTCGCCATCGATACTGCAGGGTTTCTGCAAAAGAGAAATTGTGAGCCTAGGGTTTAGGCGTGAACGTGTTTTATGGCCGTCGGGATAGGGTTTAGGAAGTGCAACACGATGAACGTTCACGTGAACGTGATGATAGGATTTAGGAAGTGGAACAAGGAAGTGGTACATGATGAACGTGATGAAGGTGAACGTGAACTTACAACTCGCGTCGACCGTGAACGATGGCGGTCAGGCGCCGTGGACGTCGGAGAAGCAGCAGTCAAGTACCAGATCAAGGATCTTGGAACGCAGGGCGTATCCAGATGAAGCAGCGACAACAGACCAGCGTATTGAGGGCGGAGAACCACCACGGCGGCTGAGTCAGCGAGACAcagcgcggcggcgtccggaGTGCCGGCCGTGCCGCGACGAGGCGATGCGCGCGCGGTGGCCCTAAAGGCGACAACGGCGACACTTCGTCACGTATGGGCACCACGGCGGCGTCCTGACTGTCCGGATCAGCGAGGAGGCGatgcgcgcgcggcggagcaccaaggcgacgacggcggcgctccgTCACGTGTCCTGActggccggcgcgcggcgaggaggcgatgcgcgcgcggcggagcaccaaggcgacgacggcggcgctccgTCACGTGTGCGCACCACGGCGGAGTCCGGActggccggcgcgcggcgaggaggcgatGCGCTGGGGGCGGTTCACCAAGGCGACCGCGTCAGGCATGCAGCGATGATTCAGGCGAGCGTCACGCTGATGATCTGATTGATTCAACGTCCAATGGAGGGACGGGTATCGGAGGGAGGGTAGAGCCAGGCGcggtgagaaaaaaaaagggggatgCGCGCGCGGCTTCACAAAAACACCGACCGTGTCTGCCCCTGGTTTGGTCAATCTCTTCTTGCTGACATGTGAGCCCTAAAGGGGTGGTTTGTGAGGTGGGTGGCTATGTTAGTTTTGGTAATGCTACTTTCAATTTGGAGTGGGATAAGGCGCGACGGGTCGCGCATAGCGCGACCCCGACGCCCCGTACCCCTTCCTTTTGGAGGGGAGTGCCATCCATCCGACAAAAAAAACTCCCACCCCCCCTCGTCCCGCCCTGTCAGCCGCCGCCAGGCTTCGTGCCGCGCCGCCAAAACCTCCGTCTCCCCCCCCCACATCGGCCGCCGCCAGAGCTCCGTGACTCCTCCTCGGCGACTGCTCGCTGCCATCCCCTTCAGTCGTGCCCGCCTCTTCCCGCTCGGCGTCTTCATCCCGTCAGAAAAAGgtgcgcccccccccctccttcACATCCTGCTTGCTGCACCTCTGATCTTGGGGTGCAGCACACATTGATCTTGTTCTGCGTATCAATTTTGTCTCCAATTTCTCTCTGTCTGCATGTTTTTCCCTGATCTAAATCTGTTATTTTGACTTGTCTGTCCGAAGTGTCAAGTTAGTTTGCTGTTGTGTCAAACTACGGTTTGCAGAAAATTGTCAACTTGATAGTAACAGACTTCTCTCCTTTTGCTATTTGCAGCTAAAAAAAAGATGCCGTCTGTAGAGGGGTTTGACCTTAATATTGAACCAGCAGATGTTAGTTTCGCGGATGATCCTGTTACTGTTTATTTGATCAATGTAAGATGATCCTATTGCTATGTCTCAAGATGATCCTGTTGCCATACCTCCTGTCCCTACTCTAGCAAGTACATCAATGCCTGTAGAATCTGATGGTCTCACAGTGCCAACAGCTCAAACTGCTATAGATGGGGGTGATGCAGAGGATGGTATTGAGGTTCTATCAACACCGCAAGAGCCCTATGTTGGCATGACATTTAGCACCCCGCAAGATGCTAGCTAGGGTTTACTATAATAGGTATGCTAGACACGCTGGTTTTTCCATCAGAATTGACACCTCCCGTGAATCCAAAAAGGACAATGACAAGAGGAAAGTTATTTTTGTATGCCAAAAAGCTGGTGTCAATAAGAAGCAAAAACTTGATGAGGAAGGACCGATAACTGAGAAGAAGATAGTGAGGCAAAGGCGCAGAGATTATGTTGATAGGACTCGCTGTCCTGCACGCATGATTGTGAGAAAAACAGCCCCATCTCAATGGGAGGTCGTTCACTTTGAGCGGGAGCACAATCATGAGTGTGTGAAGAAGTTCTCTCTTACAAAGAACATGAAGTCCAATAGAGAGATACCCGCTGAAGAGAAGGAGTTCATAAAGTTTCTTCATGGGTGTTGCATAACAACTACGCGCGCTTACCAGATAATGGTTGAGTTGTATGGTGGTATTGAAAACTGTCCATACACTGAAGGTGATGCAAAAAATTCGAGAGTAGAGTACTGTGCTGAGTATCGAGGAAAGGACATGAAAGCAACCCTTGATCACTTTGAGGAACTGAAGAAAGTGGATCCTGATTTCATTTACAGTTATACCCTTGATGAATTTGATAGGGTTGAGAATCTATTTTGGGTTGATGGTGCAGCAAGGAAGTCATATGAGCTCTATGGTGATTGTATATCTTTTGACACAACTTACTTGACCAACATGTATAATATGCCGTGTGCTCCTTTCATAGGTAAAAACATCTCATTGGTGTTTTGCGCATGTCCTTTTTTCTGTTGTATCAATTTATGTGCTTTATTATGTGGCAAGTTGTGTTTTGCTTGTGTAGCAACTTAATATTTATAGGTATCAATTTATGTATTTTTCCCCTTGTATCAATTTGACAGGTATTGACAGAAATGGAATAACTATTCAGCTTGGTTGTGGCTTCATGAGGAATGAAAAAACAGAAGCTTTTGTGTGGTTGTTTACTGAGTTCAAGAAGGCTATGGGTGACAGAGATCCTATTAATATTATCACTGATCAAGATTTGGCGATGGCGGCTATGATTGCTCAAGTTTTTACCACTTCAGTCCATAGGAACTGTAGGTGGCACATCATGGAGAATGCTAGGAAAAGATTGGGGGCTTTCTTAGATGGTAAACCAGGTTTGGCTGATGATTTCAATGATTGTGTTGACAATAGCTTCTCAATTGTAGAGTCTGAATTCAAATGGCAAGCTATGCTGGATAAACATGAGATCAGTGATGATGAAAGGTTCAAGCATTTGTATGAAATGAGAAATTGCTGGGTTCCGGTTtacttcatgaacaacttcttCCCCTTTCTGCAAACAACAGCACGGAGTGAAGGATTCAATGCTGTCCTGAAGCGATATGTGAACCCAATGAATTCAATACTAAACTTTGTTCACCAGTACAATAAAATACAAGATAGAATATTCGGCAAAAAAACAATGCATGAGGCTAATACAACTGTCAAGGTTCCGCACTACTTGACTGGCCACCCCATGGAAAGACAAATGAAGCAAATGTACACAAGGAAGTTGTTCAATATTTTCCAGGATGAGCTACAGCTGAGTTCTAGTTACTATATTGTTCGAGTTGAAGGTGATAGCTTACTTGATGTTGTTCCATATGGGCGCTGTCCCGATCTCTTATATGGGAAGAGAACATTCAGGGTTTCGGCAAACAGTGTTGATGGTTTGTATAGCTGTGATTGTTGCAAATTTCAGAGGGACGGGGTTCTTTGCTGCCATATACTAAAGGTGTTTGATGCACTTGTTGTCCGTGAGGTGCCATGTCATTACATTTTGCCTAGGTGGTCTGCTAAAAAGGCGAATGATGGGGACAATGTGGAAGTTGCTGGTGAGCCACTGCAGGCCACACAAATTTCAAACCTGGGGAGGCATGCTGTCCGTTACCATACAATTTGCTCCAACTTTGCCCAGTTTGTAAGACCTTTCATGGTTGAGGATGAAAGTCACAACATAGTTTTGAAACATGTCGCTGCGATGCAAGCTGAACTTAATGCACGCAAAAATGGAGGGGTGGCGAGTTCTGCTTCACAAGTGCAGTCCAATGTCGCGCAGGCTGGAAGCGTGGTTGGTGGAGGCCGGCGTGGCGGTAAGATCTCGAAGAAAAAGGCAAGCAATGCTTCAGGCGCTGATACGACTCCAACTCTTCAAACAGGTATACTAAAAAAGTTAGAAACAAAACGGCAAATTGACGGTAGTTTGGAGCGATATGAGAGCTTTTCATTTTGACTGTACTTTCTATTTTACATCAGGTGCTGATTTGGGGGTTAAGGATCCAGTTATTACAAAAAGGCAAGGGCGCCCAAGATCGAAGAGAATAAAGAATCCGTTGGGACTGCAACCGCCAAAAAAAATTCCATGTGgctattgtggttgtactgagCATAATACAGCAAATTGCCCATCCAAGCCTGCAAAGAAGCTTACGACGGAATTGTAGAACAAAAAGACATTGGTGCTGCAAACATTTTAGATGGCTCTATCTAAGTGTGTGGTTTTGAGAGAAACACCGATTCTTTGTGTCAACTTATGTCTGTTGGTGTGTCAAACTGTGTCATATTGGTGTGTCAACTTGTGACTACTGGTGTGTGACATCAAAATGTCCATTGGTTTATCAGCTTATTGGTGTATAAAAAATTTATTAGTCAATAAAATATAATGCACACGTCTAATCTTCTGGTCGTATTGGTGTGTCAACCGACTTATTCAGCTTGGTTGGTGTGTCACTCGGTTGGTGTGTCAACTGACTTATGTTTTGATGATGTGTCAATATGTGTCAAAAAAGGAACTTCTCTGCATGCACAACTCTTGAGGTTTGAACTTAATGGGTGTAACATTGTAACATTGTAGTTCTGGCAAGGGGCACACATCATACAATTTCTTTAGCTAAAGACGCATTAAAAAAAGTGACTGACATGAAACACAACAGTAATGCCTTTTGTTACACGTCATCcttgaaaaaaaagaggaaaaaaaaacgtCGTCCATGCGCCATTTTTGCATTTCTTGCCCCCCTTCCGATGCTTCCTCTATGTCCTTTTCCCCATTGATGTGCTACAACGTGCCCCTTCCCCCCTATTGTTTGGATAGATGAAATAAACAACAAGTTACTTCACCAGGGGAGGAGTACATGATAGGGgggaaagaagagagaaaaaagaatgCTTTGCTAAACTTTGAGTAGTGACTTACTTTGTCTCACTTCCTTGACAGAGAGTGCTCTTCCAATCAGCTTGGTTTGCTGGACTAGTGATCCACTGATGAAGAACTTGTTTCCGCAAATTTACCTCACTAGATCCAATAAACTTGGGCAGCCTGCTTCCATCCCAAAACTCAATCGCCTTGAGGGTGAACAATCCGCAGTCATGGCTACTGTggacaaaaaataaaaagtgtGTACATCATTAAAATGTtagataaaaaaataactatATGATAGAAAAGGACAAGATACAAGAGGGGCGTAGTGTTATGTGCTTACATTCCAAATTGCCGATAGCCCGAGATAAATCGAAGTTCATAGCTAAAAATATTGGGGACTGTGCACCCATTGTGCTTTGCCGTGTACTTCTTCCATAGTGTTATGATCTTCGCGCGAACCATGTGTGCTTTCAGAACCAGTGACTGGGTGCCAGAGGTGCTTAGAGAATCAATGACTTGGAACTCTTTATCTGCCAGGTTTAATACAACTATAAACCAGTGCCCTGCTGCATCCGGTTCGTTTTCATTTGCTTCATGGATTGGGAACAAGATCTGGATTACAGGTGAACAACTTGATAATTAATTCATATGTAAGTTGCTAGTAGGTGATGTAACTTGTGTGCTAAAATGTAAGTAACTAGACATGAAAAAAAGGGGTAAAGAATATTTTCAGGAGCATACCATATCATATTCTGTGTTGAGGAAATCAAATGCTTTCTCAACCATCCTGCAATACGCTTCTGTTGGCGTCATCATCTTCAACTGTTTGTTTTGCTGTTAAAAAAAAGACACATTATTAGACCCAACTGATAAAAATAGATCATACAATAACTAGATAGGGGAGGGGGGGCAAGTAATTTACCCCAACCCATGGTGACATTATTTTCTTCCTCCTTTGTGTTGGATCTTTCGACAATACAAATGTCCCAACTTGGAGCGCAATTGTGTTTAGCGATCTGCCCATGGCCATGCTATTTGCTAGCTCACTCGCAGTAGCTGTGATTTCATTTGACTTGAATGCGTCCGGACTGCGAAACAAAGGGAGAGCTTGATAGTACTGTTTTATTGTGCATGTGTAGTTTCTTTATTTGTTCACCTACATACCTGGTATTAGCACCGGACCGTGACCTCCACTTGCAAATTTCATTGTATATGGTTTCTTATTCTGGGCTCAAATGGTTTGTGTTTATGGTGGGGTTTGTGTTTATGGTGGGGTAATCTTGATGCTTCGCTGAGTTCTTCATGGCATCATCACAAAGTTGGTCAAACATTGAGGAGGTGATAAAGTTGTCAGTAGTTGATTTAATTGGGCTCTTCTGGGTAACATCATCAAACCCAAGTGAGAAACTGGGTGCGTCTGGGGCATCCCTGTATCCTTTAGatttcttgatctcctcaatAGTGCGCATGATTGGAAGATTGCTTCCTCCCTCACCGGAAATGTCCTGCCAAAACAAAAAGGAAGGAAAAATATTTGGGGAAAAACATTTGTACTCAATTTGCTGGTTGCATATGTCAAGGTAGTGCTTAAAAAAACTGCTCGCACCTTTGCTTTCTCATCTAACTTTTTGGCTGCCAGCGGGTCTTTGCTCTCTTCACCCTAGCCATTTTAGAGAAAAATgaatatttacaaacatgcCTTGACATATTGGAagtgagaaaaaagaaaaagaaagaaaataaaagaaggcAAGCAAAAACCTTGTCTTTTGGAAGCGaggctgtaagcatctaggccctaaaggtatgtttcggtgattaatgacaaccattattgtggctaatgagtttgtgcagcttaatagatcattatcgctcatttggtcatatgtcaaaagaggcccctcaatttcattattcaaaaagtcGATCTCGGTACTCAattcaattatatgtcaaggctaaggatctttctagtcctaagtgtcacaaggttgagaagaacacataggttagtataggttttatagttttgtagtgatcgcactattaagaggggttaaggctaagtaacttgagcatggacatggtcatttgaaaatggatgcacactatggtcactcaggtttctagaagttcaaataagtggttctcaaactatatctcaagaatatttggatttcattcaagactcagatcagaaaagacaaaatcagaaaaagtctatacaccggtttaaccgacgctctcaattttttatacgtcggttaaacgaagtcagcagagtctggacaaattcaatacaccggttaaaccgacgtgtttgaagttaacgtcggtgcatcagtccagagttggtttttccagggtatttcaagttctatacaccggttaaaccgacgatgtttgaatcaagacgtcggtgcaattgaccagtgagatggtttttcaaagGATTTCAGAAAATgtgctcaccggttaaaccgacgataggtttgagttaacgtcggtgcagttgtccagagacttggtttttcagttgatcagtggacaactacactcaccggttaaaccgatgatgcgtcggttaatctgcccaagttgtaacggctagttttcagaaggggcagtttatattcaccggttaaaccgacgatgactattggagggacgtcggattaaccggcgctacgcagttttctggcagcttttctccaacggctctattcatgtgagctgcctatatatacccctccaatgggtcatttcgcctactcttgacaccaggcaacatccatacactcatactatagtcaagagccactttgagcttcatcattcacatacttgtgcattcaatcaatcaagaagcaagattaaggacttgagtagagagaagcttgtgtgtatccgttcttggtgatcggttcttgctcaagtgaaggccttagcttgttactcttggtgattggcatcacctaggcgatcttggtgatcgaggtgtttctcgcggagcttgccaaggattgtgggagcccggagaaaaAGATTGTatgtggcttgatctccaccacaccgggatggtgaacggagactcttagtgagcgccctcgtctcggtgacttgggaggtgacaatactctttgtgagtgtcacaacgtggattaggggtgtgtgccaacacatcgataccacgggaaaaaatccggtcgtctcttgttcaCTCTCTTTatttcaagcattttctttcatgcaatttactcatgtgcttgacttagagatcataacttagctctaccttcctaggctttactttgtcttttctctcttagcttgtgtaggtagcttagttatccggttggtgaattggtgccctactagcattgcataggttaaggttgctttactttgttttagaaattgaaaaaggcccaattcaccccccctcttggtccatcgatccttacaattagtatcagagcctcgttgctcatttggatcattaggcttcaccgcctagagctatggccaagatgggtggttcgccgcctcatttcgagggcaagaactttgcctattagAAAGTTCGaatggccgcatatcttgatgcgattgcccccgaagtgtggttggccactaagaccgggttcaccggaactcccaccaccgaacaattaaaatggaatgccaaggctagaaatgcaattttcgaagctattagtgaggaagtctttgctagagttaatggcatggacttagcaagtgatatttggaaggagctcattgaaattcatgaaggctccactaaagttcgcgagcaaaaatatcacttgtttagagctaagtatgattcttttaaaatgctagctcatgaaaattgcaatgatatgtactctcgcttgaatgtcattgtcaaggacattaatgcacttgaaatatccaaaattgacagtgcctccatcaatcgcaagattctcatgctcctcccgaagccaaagtataacatcatcaatgctatgcttcaaaaggagaatcttgacacaatggaagtaggtgaacttgtgggcgaaattcgcactcatgaaatgagtatccttggtatgtccgaagagccaacttcaagcaaatcaattgctctaaagaccaaggcaaacaaagcccgcaagctcaagatgatcaagcaagattcaagctcaagcaatgaagaagatgatcatcatgaaaacTCATCCGATGTTgcagatgatggagaacttgctctcatgatgagaaagttcacacgcttgaacgacaagatcaacaagaagggtttcaactttgactctaaaaagggaatgttccggccaatggatgtcaagaacaaaatttgctacaattgtggagaaaaaggtcacatccgtccaaattgccccaagccggacaaaagaaacaaggataacaagagcaagcatcgccatgattcaagcgatgatgaagaagaagaaaggaagaacaaaaacaagagacttgggaagaaaaagagccatgacaaaaagaccaagctcttcccaaagaagaaagggcacaccaagagaagcttcttggtggaaaaacaagagtgggtgaccgatgtctcatcaagcgaagattcaagtgatgaagaagacatagtcaccatcgccctcacaaatgaagaaccatcactacctctacctccaatgtgcctcatggccaaaggtaacactaagttatgtgagagtgaaaatgatagtgatgatgagcttgaccctaatgagtttgctaacctcattaatgagtatacatccgtcatcaagagggaaaagggcaaggtcaaggttcttgagagcactcgagccaagttagagcttgcccactccgatttgcttggcaagtacaatgacttgctcaaaaagcacaatgagtcacttgtacttgctaagcaagttgaagagagccacaaaaagcttaaacaagagcatagggagttggctcacaagtatcaagaacttgaatttgcctacgaagcaattgacccaagtcttgagaactttgctcatgaaactattgagaaggtcaatgcttctacttcatgtgatgacctactcattaatgcaaatgctactaatgctttgcccgagcttgtaccttctagggaaaaggaattgatggatcaagttgcaagcctcaagagtagtgtggagaagctctcaagtggagaatacatccacaaggagattctcttcaacaatgcccgtgactatggcaatagaggtcttggttcatttccggagccaaacatagctactactccttctccggagatcaagattagcttcatcaaggaagttggagcatattgccaacattgccaagtcaccggtcaccacactagggagtgcactttaccatcacgtcctcttcctaatttacccaagaattactcatcaatgtttcaaaataaccattttctcttgagtaaagtgaagggcaaggtgaaggccaaattcattggcaaactcactaaggaatcaaagaagaagctccccaagcaactttgggtccaaaaatctcttgtcacacatgtgcaaggcccaaagcttgtttgggttcctaaaactcaaaagtgaattctcatgtgtgtaggtgaactacaaagccggtggaaaacattgggtacttgatagcggttgctctcaacacatgaccggcaatgatagcatgttcacctctcttgaagaccccggcgatcatgaacatgtcacctatggtgataactcaaggggaaaagttttaggtttgggtagaatagcaatctctaaagatttatccatttctaatgttttgtttgtagaagcacttagttttaatctcatttctattgctcaattgtgtgatcttggactaacgtgtacctttgacaagaatggtgttgtagtaactcttgaagaagacaagtcaatgatattcacggggtttaggcatggcaacatctatttagtagacttctcttcaaagcaaacaagcaccatgacatgcctcttcaccaagtcttctcttgggtggctttggcatagaagaattgctcatatcggcatgagcaacctcaagaaagcccacaagagagggatgatcaccggcttgaaggatgtcacgtttcACAAGAACAAATTgtgcaaagcatgtcaagccgggaagcaagtagcaacacatcatcccatcaagacgatgttgtctacctccaagccgctcgagctacttcacatggatctcttcggtccaactacatacaagagcattggtggtaacctctattgcctagtaattgttgatgatttttcacgttacacttgggtcatgtttctaggcgataagggtgaaactccggaaatcttcaagacttttgcaagaagagctcaaagggagtacaactccccaattgtgaagatccggagtgacaacggcaccgagttcaaaaatatgaaaattgaagaatggtgcgatgaagagggcatcaagcatgagttttccgccacctacacgcctcaacaaaat
The nucleotide sequence above comes from Panicum virgatum strain AP13 chromosome 3K, P.virgatum_v5, whole genome shotgun sequence. Encoded proteins:
- the LOC120700802 gene encoding uncharacterized protein LOC120700802, whose protein sequence is MAMGRSLNTIALQVGTFVLSKDPTQRRKKIMSPWVGLKMMTPTEAYCRMVEKAFDFLNTEYDMILFPIHEANENEPDAAGHWFIVVLNLADKEFQVIDSLSTSGTQSLVLKAHMVRAKIITLWKKYTAKHNGCTVPNIFSYELRFISGYRQFGIHDCGLFTLKAIEFWDGSRLPKFIGSSEVNLRKQVLHQWITSPANQADWKSTLCQGSETK